Proteins co-encoded in one Kutzneria chonburiensis genomic window:
- a CDS encoding YybH family protein yields the protein MVTEEFLAEMLPRQLAAEQALCRGDAEPRGQTWSHADPVTVFGASKAPVRRGWDEVSGLFKEVAASFSGLDAYEFELVAAGASGDLAYTVGFEHKTAVINGRTVTYTLRVTHVYRREDGVWQTVHRHGDHVES from the coding sequence ATGGTAACCGAAGAGTTCCTCGCCGAGATGCTGCCGCGGCAGCTCGCCGCCGAGCAGGCGCTGTGCCGTGGCGACGCCGAACCCCGCGGCCAGACCTGGTCGCATGCCGATCCGGTGACGGTGTTCGGCGCGTCGAAGGCGCCGGTGCGACGGGGCTGGGACGAGGTCAGCGGCCTGTTCAAGGAGGTGGCGGCCAGCTTCTCCGGCCTGGACGCCTACGAGTTCGAGCTGGTCGCCGCCGGGGCGAGCGGCGATCTCGCCTACACGGTCGGCTTCGAGCACAAGACCGCCGTGATCAACGGCAGGACCGTCACGTACACGCTGCGCGTCACCCACGTCTACCGGCGCGAGGACGGCGTGTGGCAGACGGTCCACCGCCACGGCGACCACGTCGAGTCATGA